GGGATTGAATGGCGTTTATCAACTGAGCCTGAAGCTGGTTCTGCAACGCCAGCAAAAGCCTGAGGCAGTTCTGCCCGAAGCAATGACGGCAATTGCCATCGGCTCGAATAAGGATATTTTCGTCGCCGCCGGAAACAACGTCTTTCGGGCACAGCGGCCTTAAATCAAACGCCAAGTATCTGGCCCGACACTTGGCGTCTGATTGCTTGACTCTCATTCTCGCGAAAGATAGAATACTGCCCATGAGCCAATGGCCCGGAAAATACGTCATCGGTCTGACCGGCAACATTGCCACCGGCAAGAGCGTGGTGCGCAAGATGCTGGAGCATCTGGGCGCGTTCGGCATTGACGCCGACGGCCTCTCGCATCAGGCCATGGCCAAGGGCGGCCCGGCTTACAACCAGGTGGTGCAGGCGTTCGGCCAGTTCATTCTGGGCAGTGACGACCAGATTGATCGCCAGGCCCTGGGCAACATTGTCTTCTCCAGCCCCAAGGCCCTGGCCAAGCTTGAAGCCATCATTCATCCCATCGTCCGCCAGGCAGTGAACATTCTGGCCGCCCGCGCCAAACAACCCGTCGTCGTCATCGAAGCCATCAAATTGCTGGAGGGTGAATTGGCCGCCCTCTGTGACTCAGTGTGGGTGGTGAGCGTGCCCGAAGAGATGCAGGTGGTGCGGCTGATGCAGAAACGCGGGATGACGATTGAGCAGGCCCGCTTGCGCATTGCCGCCCAGTCGGCACAAGCCGAGAAGATGGCCAAGGCCACCATCGTCATTCAGAACATGGGGTCGTTTGAAGATACCTGGTCGCAGGTGCAGGGCGCATGGAACAAGCTGGTGCCGACGGCGCAAAAACAAAAGGCCGAGGAGGCCGAGGCGGCTCCCCAAGCCACCCCGGCCAGGGTCGGAGCCGCGCCCGCTGTCGCCATTC
This Chloroflexota bacterium DNA region includes the following protein-coding sequences:
- a CDS encoding dephospho-CoA kinase; translation: MSQWPGKYVIGLTGNIATGKSVVRKMLEHLGAFGIDADGLSHQAMAKGGPAYNQVVQAFGQFILGSDDQIDRQALGNIVFSSPKALAKLEAIIHPIVRQAVNILAARAKQPVVVIEAIKLLEGELAALCDSVWVVSVPEEMQVVRLMQKRGMTIEQARLRIAAQSAQAEKMAKATIVIQNMGSFEDTWSQVQGAWNKLVPTAQKQKAEEAEAAPQATPARVGAAPAVAIRKGKPADAAAIANFINQTAKSSLTRADIMALFGQKAFVLAHVNNTLGALAGWQVENLVTRVDDLHLLNSVPPDVVIGPMLDTIEAASQELQSEAAFVFVQPDLGNGAKAAFAGAGYEPITADSISITAWREAVKESQPPGTMTMFKKLREDRVLRPV